Genomic window (Gemmatimonadota bacterium):
AGCGTCGGCGCGTCGACGCGCTTGCCGTTGCGGATGACTCCGGCGAGGGTGACGCCGAGGGGGAGCACAACGCCGCCCCGTGCCTCCAGCCAGCGGCTGCTACGGTCCCCGTCGTGCTTCTGCTCGACGGCTGCCAGCGAGGCGCTCACGCGCGCAAGCGGCGCCCATCCAAACGAGAGGCGGGCATCGAGCGGCGTCCACTCGGTGTGGTGCCATGCGGTCAGCTGCGCCGACCAGGTCGGCTCTCGGTATCCTGCGGTGCCTCCGAAATGACCGATATCCTGATTGACCGAATCGCTGCTCCACTTGGTGCGGGCAGCGAACAGATCAACCCGTGGTCCGAGACCGTCCTGGCGTTGTTGCCACGAGCCACGCAATTGCAGGTCAGAGCGGGTGCCTTTCACGAAGGGCGAAATAGTGTCGCCAGTTTCGTTCGCCGACCCTCCGGAGAGCAGTGCTGCGCGATCGATGGCCTGGATCATCGCCTGAGCCTGAATTCCGAACCGGGGTGACGGGACCCAGCCGAACTGGGCCCAGACATTGGTGGCATTGGCTTCCCCGCTGCCGCCGTTCGGTGCGTTGACACCGAAGTAGTCAGCGGCAAGGCTGAGCCCCAAACCGTTGGAGTAGCGGCGGGCATATTCGCCCAGGTATCGCGCAATCCCGCGATCACCGGCCGCGATGCCGATCCGCGTTCGTGGCGCCGCCCGGTCATGTCGCCGGGTGAAGAGGGCCACGCGCAGGAAGCCTGGACCACGCTCAACCTCGACGCGATCGATCAGCGAGAGCGCCAGCATCGACGGATCGACCGCCGCCGAGTCGGGGCCAATCGGTGCATACGGCACACCGTCGAGCAGATACTCGACCGACGCGGCGCCCCGCCCCTGATAGTTCGGCAATTCTGCGCGGCCGAGCCAGCCGCCGCGCTGCACGAACACGCCAGGCACCTGGGCCAGCAGGTCGCTCACCGTCTGCGCCGGTGCCCAGTCGATCGAATCGCGGGTGAACACCCTGCGCGAACCACCCGGGAGGAGTTCACCGTTGCCGACGATCGGGAGCGGTTGCAGTTGTACTCGCTGCTTGAGTGACTCCGCGAGCAGTCGATCGGTATCTGACAAGGTGTCGGCCCTCGTCTTCAACGAATCGCGCAGCGAGTCCCGTGGTGCAGGCACCGGCACCTGTGCCCCCGCGCGGCCGGCTGCCGCGAGCAGCAACAGACCGGCCAGCAGCATCCGATGGACACCACGTGCCACGGCGATCAACGACGCGCGAGCAGGAATTCGGTGAACAAGCGCACCAGCACACCGGTCGGGCCGCGCACTTGCGTGGCAAGCTCACGCTCGGTGTAGGCGGTGCCGGCGATGTCGAGATGCGCCCAGGGAAATCCTTCGACAAACTCCTTGAGAAAGAGCGCCGCGGTGATACTCCCCGCAGGGCGCCCGCCAGTGTTCTTCATGTCGGCAATATCGGACTTGATGTGTTCCTTGTACTCGTCCCACAGCGGAAGTTCCCACGCGCGCTCGCCGGCGCGCTCGCCGGCCGCAAGGAGTTGCGACACCAGCGCGGTATCGGTGCCCATCACGCCGGTCGCGGAGTGACCGAGTCCGATCACGATCGCACCAGTCAGCGTGGCGCAATCGACCACGGCGGCGGGTGAGTAGCGGCGTGCCCACGAGAGCGCGTCGGCGAGAATGAGGCGACCCTCGGCATCAGTATTGAGCACCTCGATCGTCTTGCCGAAGTGCGACCCGACGACATCTCCCGGTCGATAAGCCGAACCCGACGGCATGTTCTCGCAGGTCGGTACCAGGCCGATCACGTGGAGATCGGGGCACAGCTGCCCCAGCGTCTCGAAGGTTCCCAGCACGGCCGCCGCGCCGGACATGTCGTATTTCATCTCTTCCATCGACGGCGCCGGCTTGATCGAGATGCCACCGGTGTCGAAGGTGATTCCCTTGCCGATCAGCACGACCGGCGCATCAGCACTTCCCTTGTACTCCAGCACAATGAAGCGGGGCTCGAGCACACTTCCCTTTGCCACAGCCAGGAGTGCGTGCATCCCCTCCTTGACGATCGCGTCGCGGTCCAGCACGGTGATCCCGAAGCCGTGCCGCTGGGCGAGTGCCTCGGCCTGGGCCGCGAGGTATTCCGGCGTGCAGGTATTCCCCGGCGTGATCTGCAACTCGCGCGTCAGCGTCTGTCCTGCCGCAATCGCGACGCCCCGCGCGACGCCCCCTGCGAATCCGCTATCGTCGGCGACGGTGACGATGTCACAGTGGGTGAATTCCGGCTTCGGCGATTCGGGTGGTCGCTTGAGGTGGGGATAGTGCCAGGCGCCGAAGGGGAGACCTTCAGCGAGCGACTGGCCCGCCACATCGGCCGGCATTCCATTGGGGACACCTTCGGCCAGAAAGAGCACAGCCGTCGGAGCACCCATCGTCCGGCCCCGTTTGCCGGCGATCATCGCGGCCCGTCGGAGCGCGCCTGCGCTCAACTGGTTCGGCTCGCCCATCCCGATAAGCAGCACCCGCGCCAGACCGGCATCGGCCGGGTAGAGTACGGCGGTCTCGTCGCGGGCGCCGGTGAAGTCTCCCGCGGCCCAGCAGCGGGAGAGTGCCCCGCCGGTGCGGGCGTCTATTGCCGAAAGGGCGGCAGGCAACGGGCCTTTGGCCACCGGAAGAATCAGGAGCGGAGTATCGATCGTGGCAGGAGAAGCCACTCGGTGCGCAACGGTGAATGCCATGGGGGTCCGGGAGGTGAGATGCCAGTCCTGGCGGTCGCCGGGAGAACACCCGGAGGCCACGAAGGCCCAAATATAGTGGCGGGGACGAGCGGCTTCACACGCCGGTAGTGACCGCGCCGTCGAGGAGGTCACGTACACGGCCGAGGAATTCCTCGGCCGTAAACGGCTTGGCGACGAACGCACGACCCGATTCCATTCGGGCATCGCGAATCACCTCGTCGTCGGTGTATCCCGAGATGAACAGCACCCGCAGATCCGGGTGGGTGGCGACCGCACGACGCGCGAGTTCGCCGCCGCCGATGCCAGGCATCACCATGTCGGTCACCAGCAGGGCGAACGGTGATTCGTCCCGCAGAGCCAGCTCGGCCTCTTCACCTGACTCGACCGACACAACGTCGTAGCCGGCACGGGACAACATTCGCCGCACGACGGAACGCACCGCTGGGTCATCATCGACGACCAGGATCCGTTCGGATCCACTGGCGTTCCGCGGACCGAGGCCCAGGGAGGGTTCGCGCGCGGCGGCCATCCCGACTGCCGGCAGGTACGCGTGAAACGTGGTACCCGCCGGACCCGTGTCGGCCACTACGAGGTGACCATTGGCCTGCCGGATGATTCCGAACGATGTCGAGAGACCGAGCCCGGTGCCCTTCCCCGCCGCCTTGGTCGTGAAGAACGGCTCGAAGAGATGCTCGAGCACGTGCGTCGTCATCCCGCTTCCCGTGTCGCGAATGGTTACCCGGCCCCATTCCCCGGCGGGAATGCTCGCCTGGCCGTAGTGGCGCGCCGCAGCCAGCGTCACCTGCTCGGTGAATACAGTGAGGGTCCCCCGGTCGACCATCGCGTCGCGCGCGTTGAGGATCAGATTCATCAGCGCCTGCTCAAGCAGGAGCCTGTCGACATGGACATACGGTGCGGAGGGGCCCTGCACGGCGTCGAGCGCAATTCCTTGCGGCAGGACACGTCGCGTGAGGGCGACGATTTCGCCGACGAGCGCAGGCAACGCGATTGTGGCCGGCGCGATCGGCTGCCGGCGCGAGAAGGCAAGGAGTCGGGTGGTGAGGTCGGTGCCCCTGGTGACTGCGCCGAGGACCTCGAACAGGTCGGCGCGGTGGTGCGATGACAGCTCCTCATCTTCGATCATCATCACCGTGATGCCGATGATGACTGTCAGCAGGTTGTTGAAGTCGTGGGCCACGCCAGTAGCCACCCGGCCCACCGCATCCATCTTCTGCGCGTGCCGGAACTGTTCCTCGAGCTGACGCGCCGCGGTAACGTCACGTGAGGTAATCGCGACCCCGTCCCCCACCTTGACGATCTGCTGCTTGAGGAACTGCGCTGCGCCGCCGGCGACGTCGGGTTTGATCTTGAATTCGGTCTCTACCGGGATGCCGCTGAGCATTACCGACTCGTAGGTCTCCAGAAACTCGCCCTTGCGATACACCGGGAATTCCGCGCAGAGCGACGCGCCGCGCAGCCCGTCTGGCGCCCGCATCAGAAAATCGGCGGCGCGAATATTCAGGTCGAGGATGCGGAGATCCCGCAGGGTACCGTCAGCATCGCGAATCGCTTCGAGGAGGTAGAACGAGTCGAGGCTGCCGTCGAGTGCGGCGCGGAGGAGCTCGGTGCTGCGTGCGAGCTGTGCTTCACGCTGCCGAAGCTCGGCGTTGGCGGATTCCAGTTCCTGCCGGGCACTCCGTGAGCGCTCGACCCCGAGGCCAATCACCGCGATGAGCGTCGCACCCGTGACCGCGAAGAGCGCGAGAGTCGCCGGCCAGACCCCGACTTCGTCAGGACGCGCGACTACCGACCCGACGAGGTGAAGCACATAGGCGAGTGCGACCGACCAGGCCGCGAGCAGCCACCAGCGCACCAGATTGTGGCGCAACTCTCCCTGCACCGCCCGCCAAGTTCGCTCGAGCAGGGCCAATCCGAGAAAGAGCACTCCGACGGTGGCCATCACCGACAACCTCGCCGACCAGAGGGTGCCGCCCGCCTCGATGATGCCGACCGTGTAACTGACCAGCACCGTCCAGCCACCCGAGGCCGCCGAGGCGGCCAGCATGCCACCGACGGTGAGCGAACGGACGCTCGCGGCATCGCGCGCGAGGAGAATCATTGCGAGGCCGAGCGCTCCTATCGCCGTCGCCATGACGAGCACATTGGATGGGCTGCCGGTCAGCGCCGCAACTCGCGCCGGGTCGAAGGGATGCAGCCGGGTGACCACGGCGAGCGCCGGAATCACGAAGGCGGTGATCGCGAGGAGCCCAACGACCAGGACGGCCACTCCGACGCGCGACATGCCGCGCTGTCCCAGCAACAGCCCCGCCGTTGCGAGCAGCAAGAGCTCGGCAGTGAACGGCGCCATGGCAGGGAATGTCGGAAAAGGCGAGAGGAAGAGCGGATTGTTCGTCGTCCACCCGTACAGGTTCCCGAAGGAAACCAGCAGGGCGATGGCGACGAAAATCGTCAGCCGCCTCGGCGGGATAGAGGGCACTGCGAACGGCACGACGGCTGCTTCGGCGATACAGCCCCCTCGGGGACACCAGGCCAGTCAATCGGTGGGTAGCGCGGATGCCCAAGGTGGGAGTCGAACCCACACGACCGTGAAGTCTGCGGATTTTGAGTCCGCTGCGTCTGCCATTCCGCCACTCGGGCGCGCGCCGAAGAATCGTCGGCACCGGCCGCGCGGGCAAGGGTTTAGGTCAGGGCGCGTCCGGACGCTGCTGTTGCTGGACCTCCTGCATGCGGAGGAGGAGACGGTCGCGGAGGAGCTGGAACTGGCCGCGCTGCACCGGGGTCAGAATCGGGGTGAGGTCGCGCATCTCATCGCGGAAGCTCTGCGCGTAAGCGACCCGGTTCGCCGTCAATTCGTCCACGTACGCGCCCACGCTGTCGCTGTTTGCTGCGACACCGGGACGAAGCTGCAAGTTCAGCGATTGCCGGAGTCGCCGTTCGTCGCCTTCGAGCGCGCGGCGACGCGTCGCCCAGGTCACCACGACCCGTTGCATCCGGACGGCGGTCTCGTCGCTCAGGCCGAGTTCGGCTTGCATCCGGCGGGCAAACTGCTCCTCGATTCGTCCGCGGAGGAGGGCCGCGCGCGCCCCCGGTTTCTGCGCTGCGGCAGGCACTGCGAGTACGAATCCGAGGGCGCTGAAC
Coding sequences:
- a CDS encoding leucyl aminopeptidase yields the protein MAFTVAHRVASPATIDTPLLILPVAKGPLPAALSAIDARTGGALSRCWAAGDFTGARDETAVLYPADAGLARVLLIGMGEPNQLSAGALRRAAMIAGKRGRTMGAPTAVLFLAEGVPNGMPADVAGQSLAEGLPFGAWHYPHLKRPPESPKPEFTHCDIVTVADDSGFAGGVARGVAIAAGQTLTRELQITPGNTCTPEYLAAQAEALAQRHGFGITVLDRDAIVKEGMHALLAVAKGSVLEPRFIVLEYKGSADAPVVLIGKGITFDTGGISIKPAPSMEEMKYDMSGAAAVLGTFETLGQLCPDLHVIGLVPTCENMPSGSAYRPGDVVGSHFGKTIEVLNTDAEGRLILADALSWARRYSPAAVVDCATLTGAIVIGLGHSATGVMGTDTALVSQLLAAGERAGERAWELPLWDEYKEHIKSDIADMKNTGGRPAGSITAALFLKEFVEGFPWAHLDIAGTAYTERELATQVRGPTGVLVRLFTEFLLARR
- a CDS encoding response regulator, whose product is MPFAVPSIPPRRLTIFVAIALLVSFGNLYGWTTNNPLFLSPFPTFPAMAPFTAELLLLATAGLLLGQRGMSRVGVAVLVVGLLAITAFVIPALAVVTRLHPFDPARVAALTGSPSNVLVMATAIGALGLAMILLARDAASVRSLTVGGMLAASAASGGWTVLVSYTVGIIEAGGTLWSARLSVMATVGVLFLGLALLERTWRAVQGELRHNLVRWWLLAAWSVALAYVLHLVGSVVARPDEVGVWPATLALFAVTGATLIAVIGLGVERSRSARQELESANAELRQREAQLARSTELLRAALDGSLDSFYLLEAIRDADGTLRDLRILDLNIRAADFLMRAPDGLRGASLCAEFPVYRKGEFLETYESVMLSGIPVETEFKIKPDVAGGAAQFLKQQIVKVGDGVAITSRDVTAARQLEEQFRHAQKMDAVGRVATGVAHDFNNLLTVIIGITVMMIEDEELSSHHRADLFEVLGAVTRGTDLTTRLLAFSRRQPIAPATIALPALVGEIVALTRRVLPQGIALDAVQGPSAPYVHVDRLLLEQALMNLILNARDAMVDRGTLTVFTEQVTLAAARHYGQASIPAGEWGRVTIRDTGSGMTTHVLEHLFEPFFTTKAAGKGTGLGLSTSFGIIRQANGHLVVADTGPAGTTFHAYLPAVGMAAAREPSLGLGPRNASGSERILVVDDDPAVRSVVRRMLSRAGYDVVSVESGEEAELALRDESPFALLVTDMVMPGIGGGELARRAVATHPDLRVLFISGYTDDEVIRDARMESGRAFVAKPFTAEEFLGRVRDLLDGAVTTGV
- a CDS encoding TonB-dependent receptor plug domain-containing protein, which codes for MARGVHRMLLAGLLLLAAAGRAGAQVPVPAPRDSLRDSLKTRADTLSDTDRLLAESLKQRVQLQPLPIVGNGELLPGGSRRVFTRDSIDWAPAQTVSDLLAQVPGVFVQRGGWLGRAELPNYQGRGAASVEYLLDGVPYAPIGPDSAAVDPSMLALSLIDRVEVERGPGFLRVALFTRRHDRAAPRTRIGIAAGDRGIARYLGEYARRYSNGLGLSLAADYFGVNAPNGGSGEANATNVWAQFGWVPSPRFGIQAQAMIQAIDRAALLSGGSANETGDTISPFVKGTRSDLQLRGSWQQRQDGLGPRVDLFAARTKWSSDSVNQDIGHFGGTAGYREPTWSAQLTAWHHTEWTPLDARLSFGWAPLARVSASLAAVEQKHDGDRSSRWLEARGGVVLPLGVTLAGVIRNGKRVDAPTLASSPEQRFSDLEGSAAVAWRRLGLEAGYSRNDGWSPVSFRQFLLVPGLGPVPRTEWVTLQARLMPLSWLTLESHFEHPLKGVLPDGQPPKHAYSTATIRSRFLRNFPSGIFGLKVQGVVESWSPGVIGRSGDGSAILFPGASFVRGLLQFQIGPFFAYYDRVNFRSTKAGYVPGYPYLGLGSTFGVRWEFAN